Proteins co-encoded in one Sporosarcina sp. FSL K6-1522 genomic window:
- a CDS encoding helix-turn-helix domain-containing protein, with amino-acid sequence MTTYLSTYAYFTNKHDMDEAAKRHVTTNWNDMNNTDRAVLDVIRRYSVKYGAAHLKHDTIAKAVDKSNVTVRRAIRKLEKLGIIERIHYIRPVMSGLGANIYAILPFHDQSKMTTPEKTATPCDSKPQADSASPEPLFSKSISSKDLKRTSPADKLPTTLFGKIKALLSATHGDDSFARRVFGIYRYQSLRMLKFSIHADKGELFEDLAIQALHIAVQATKRKNIRNLPGYYDGVLRELIGEALFGDVFKEYDTPVEGFFFK; translated from the coding sequence ATGACTACTTACCTATCCACATATGCATATTTCACAAACAAGCACGATATGGACGAAGCCGCAAAGCGACATGTAACAACGAACTGGAACGACATGAACAATACGGATCGTGCGGTTCTCGATGTCATCCGCCGCTATTCCGTTAAATACGGTGCTGCCCACTTAAAACACGACACCATCGCCAAAGCTGTGGACAAGTCCAATGTCACTGTTCGCCGTGCCATTCGCAAGTTAGAAAAACTCGGAATCATCGAACGCATTCATTACATCCGTCCTGTCATGAGCGGACTTGGCGCCAACATCTATGCCATTTTACCCTTCCATGACCAGTCGAAAATGACCACACCAGAAAAAACGGCAACGCCTTGTGACAGTAAGCCACAAGCCGATTCCGCTAGCCCTGAACCGTTATTTTCTAAATCTATAAGTTCTAAAGATCTTAAAAGAACGTCTCCTGCGGACAAGTTGCCTACAACGCTCTTCGGAAAAATAAAGGCTCTTCTGTCCGCAACTCATGGTGACGATTCCTTCGCACGTCGTGTATTTGGCATTTATCGCTATCAATCATTGCGCATGTTAAAATTCAGCATCCATGCCGACAAAGGCGAGCTATTCGAAGACCTAGCAATCCAAGCGCTTCACATCGCTGTGCAAGCTACCAAACGCAAAAATATCCGCAATCTCCCTGGCTATTATGATGGCGTCTTACGCGAACTTATTGGAGAAGCACTCTTTGGTGATGTTTTCAAAGAGTATGATACACCTGTTGAGGGCTTTTTCTTTAAGTGA
- a CDS encoding DUF1659 domain-containing protein: MATIEFKSAVSRVYFNAGMTNEGKAIRKSKTYRNIAEQATPDNLYNVLEQLAQLSEFPFIGAEKVETANITN; the protein is encoded by the coding sequence ATGGCGACTATCGAATTTAAAAGTGCAGTCAGCCGCGTGTATTTTAACGCTGGTATGACGAACGAAGGCAAAGCCATTCGTAAATCGAAGACGTACCGCAACATTGCTGAACAAGCAACTCCAGACAACTTGTACAACGTACTTGAGCAATTAGCACAGCTATCCGAATTTCCATTTATCGGAGCCGAGAAAGTAGAAACAGCAAACATCACAAACTAA
- a CDS encoding DUF2922 domain-containing protein — MAKTLQLNFSTAAGKNVMLTVDEPRADLTESDVETAMQDIIASGVFEVEGAPLATSKGARIVERNVTELVLS; from the coding sequence ATGGCTAAAACGCTACAACTAAACTTCAGCACAGCGGCAGGCAAAAACGTCATGCTGACCGTGGACGAGCCGCGTGCGGATTTAACAGAATCCGACGTAGAAACAGCAATGCAGGACATCATCGCATCAGGCGTCTTTGAAGTAGAGGGTGCTCCGCTAGCAACGTCAAAAGGCGCTCGAATCGTCGAGCGCAATGTTACCGAACTTGTCTTAAGCTAA
- the nhaC gene encoding Na+/H+ antiporter NhaC, which produces MKENQIRLPNSFELFMVMGLFLAIMYFSLAVLQLPIHLALLAVWFVLIFLGLRLGHTYDNLQKSIVTGIFTGLEAVLIIIFVGTLIGAWIAGGVVPTLIYFGLQIIHPSIFLLATLLICALTSLATGTSWGTAGTAGIAMMGIGESFGLPLPLVAGAVISGAYFGDKLSPMSDSTVMTASLAKVDLLAHVRSMLFVSFPALIISGLMFLVAGFFFTRRGNDIGLVTDNIQALSANFNVSWYMLIPMVVVLVMLAKGVPAMLTLAFGSVLGVVWATIFQGIDVISAIHTLYSGFVIESGIPFVDLLFNRGGIESMLGVIAIMILALGLGGLMDHLGILTVLTITLAKWVTNAGRLTSSTIFAAFLGNFFGSAGYVSLITGCKVTEKSYDDLKIDRRVLSRNMETGGILTAPLVPWADNGIYMAAVLGVSTMSYLPFAWLNLIGLAIALFYGFSGKFIWYTEDTEEEVKEDRGNKVVLEEKMEQPIS; this is translated from the coding sequence ATGAAAGAAAATCAGATTCGTCTGCCCAACTCGTTTGAACTATTTATGGTAATGGGATTATTTTTGGCAATCATGTATTTTTCTCTTGCAGTGCTTCAATTACCAATTCATTTAGCATTATTAGCTGTTTGGTTTGTACTGATTTTTCTTGGATTACGCCTGGGTCATACATATGATAACTTACAAAAATCAATTGTTACAGGTATTTTTACAGGATTAGAAGCAGTGCTAATTATTATCTTTGTAGGTACGTTAATAGGTGCGTGGATAGCTGGGGGAGTGGTTCCGACACTGATTTATTTCGGACTTCAGATAATTCATCCGAGTATATTTCTACTAGCTACATTATTAATTTGTGCGTTAACTTCTCTTGCAACCGGAACATCTTGGGGGACTGCAGGAACCGCTGGTATTGCAATGATGGGGATAGGAGAAAGTTTTGGCTTACCATTACCCCTAGTAGCTGGAGCTGTTATATCAGGAGCCTATTTTGGGGATAAGTTGTCTCCGATGTCCGATTCAACAGTTATGACGGCTTCTTTAGCGAAAGTGGACTTGTTAGCGCATGTTCGCTCCATGTTATTCGTCAGTTTTCCTGCCCTTATTATTTCGGGGCTCATGTTTTTAGTGGCAGGCTTTTTCTTTACTAGACGTGGAAATGATATAGGTCTCGTAACAGATAATATTCAGGCATTAAGTGCTAATTTTAATGTCTCTTGGTACATGCTCATCCCGATGGTTGTTGTGCTTGTGATGTTGGCGAAAGGGGTACCAGCTATGTTGACGCTAGCGTTTGGTTCTGTGCTAGGAGTTGTATGGGCAACTATTTTTCAAGGTATTGATGTCATTTCAGCAATTCATACATTATACAGTGGGTTTGTTATCGAATCAGGGATTCCCTTTGTTGATCTATTATTTAATCGTGGTGGAATTGAATCGATGTTGGGCGTAATTGCCATTATGATTTTGGCATTAGGCTTAGGTGGGCTTATGGACCATTTAGGAATATTAACGGTTCTGACTATTACATTAGCAAAGTGGGTGACGAATGCAGGTAGGTTAACTTCTTCAACGATCTTTGCAGCCTTTTTAGGTAATTTCTTTGGGAGTGCTGGTTATGTCTCTTTAATAACGGGGTGTAAGGTAACGGAGAAAAGCTATGACGATTTAAAGATAGATCGACGTGTTTTATCGAGAAACATGGAAACAGGTGGAATTTTAACTGCACCTTTAGTTCCGTGGGCAGATAATGGAATCTATATGGCTGCTGTTTTGGGTGTATCTACTATGTCTTACCTTCCTTTTGCCTGGTTAAACCTCATTGGGCTGGCGATTGCTTTATTTTATGGATTCTCTGGTAAATTCATATGGTATACCGAGGATACTGAGGAGGAAGTTAAAGAGGATAGGGGAAATAAGGTTGTATTGGAAGAGAAAATGGAACAACCAATTAGTTAG
- a CDS encoding DUF1659 domain-containing protein has product MATIEFKSAVGRVYFSADMTDEGKVIHKSKTYRNIAEQANPDNLYNALEQLAQLSELPFIGAEIVETANITN; this is encoded by the coding sequence ATGGCAACAATCGAATTCAAAAGTGCAGTCGGCCGCGTGTATTTTAGCGCTGATATGACGGATGAAGGCAAAGTCATTCATAAATCGAAGACGTACCGTAATATTGCGGAACAAGCGAATCCAGACAACTTGTACAACGCACTTGAGCAGCTTGCACAGCTATCCGAATTACCATTTATCGGCGCAGAGATAGTAGAAACAGCAAACATCACAAACTAA
- a CDS encoding DUF2922 domain-containing protein — protein sequence MKHGQKLQLHFSTTAGKNVMLTVDEPRADLTESDVETAMQDIIASGVFEVEGAPLATSKGARIVERNVTELVLS from the coding sequence ATGAAACATGGCCAAAAGTTACAACTACACTTCAGCACAACAGCCGGCAAAAACGTTATGCTGACCGTGGACGAGCCGCGTGCGGATTTAACAGAATCCGACGTCGAAACGGCAATGCAGGACATTATCGCATCAGGCGTCTTCGAAGTCGAGGGTGCTCCGCTGGCAACGTCAAAAGGCGCTCGGATTGTCGAGCGCAATGTCACTGAACTTGTCTTAAGCTAA
- a CDS encoding YvrJ family protein — protein sequence MEQWLNLIQEVGFPIFVSFYLLHRLETKLVAIHDVLLSLKMK from the coding sequence ATGGAACAATGGCTGAATCTCATACAAGAAGTCGGCTTTCCGATTTTCGTATCCTTCTATCTTTTACACCGTCTCGAAACAAAACTTGTCGCCATTCATGATGTGTTGCTGTCATTGAAGATGAAGTGA
- a CDS encoding acyltransferase family protein — translation MNNRRLTWVDVIKGFLMILVVIGHYPGELDFPLVTYIYWFHMPAFFILSGLFFKPIMEKGLMKSSIHKRFMQLIVPYLFFLVSITLIRYGIEIGSGNLDLSWYLNDLWTLVIGGRFARGAYGVFWFVTTLFFTHLFFLWLTKYFNRTKQVIMLIVFYLIAHFESILAMRVIGGSPAAASQEIPMIWNIDVALMAVVYFAIGYYMKHIWINISIKWFFLGLTGSISAILLDHFAVIDYHLSMKFLRYDHVVLDLIIPLSFTIVLMGIFQFITAHLSLTWLQKIERHSLTIMYLHIFTDILLNDYFTYGLIGFTAIGLLIPIAVSIFIQKVIPHGNLLLGGFSPKKKSPVTST, via the coding sequence ATGAACAACAGACGTTTAACTTGGGTCGATGTGATAAAGGGCTTTCTGATGATACTTGTAGTCATTGGTCATTATCCTGGTGAACTCGATTTCCCACTCGTAACGTATATCTATTGGTTTCATATGCCTGCTTTTTTTATATTAAGCGGTTTGTTTTTTAAACCGATTATGGAAAAAGGGCTTATGAAAAGCTCGATTCACAAACGTTTTATGCAATTGATCGTCCCCTATTTGTTTTTTCTCGTCAGCATTACGCTGATTCGCTACGGGATTGAAATCGGGTCAGGTAATCTAGATTTGTCATGGTACCTTAATGATTTGTGGACGCTTGTTATCGGCGGCCGATTCGCACGCGGTGCTTATGGAGTCTTTTGGTTTGTCACAACGTTATTCTTCACCCATCTATTTTTCTTATGGTTAACAAAGTATTTCAATCGCACGAAACAAGTCATTATGCTCATCGTCTTTTATCTCATTGCTCACTTTGAAAGTATCCTTGCAATGCGTGTGATTGGTGGGTCGCCCGCGGCCGCTTCTCAAGAGATTCCAATGATTTGGAACATCGATGTTGCGCTTATGGCGGTCGTCTATTTTGCGATTGGTTATTATATGAAACACATTTGGATTAACATTTCGATAAAATGGTTCTTCCTTGGGCTCACTGGTAGCATAAGCGCTATTTTACTCGATCACTTCGCGGTTATTGATTATCATTTGAGTATGAAATTTCTGCGCTACGACCATGTCGTGTTAGATTTAATTATTCCATTATCATTTACTATTGTCTTAATGGGGATTTTCCAATTTATCACTGCCCACTTATCGCTTACATGGTTGCAAAAAATCGAGCGACACTCGTTAACCATCATGTACTTGCATATTTTCACAGACATTTTGTTAAACGATTACTTTACGTATGGCCTAATTGGATTCACCGCAATCGGATTATTGATTCCCATCGCGGTTTCGATATTCATTCAAAAAGTAATTCCACACGGAAACCTGCTGCTAGGCGGATTTTCACCAAAGAAAAAATCACCGGTCACCTCAACCTAA